The Trachemys scripta elegans isolate TJP31775 chromosome 14, CAS_Tse_1.0, whole genome shotgun sequence genome segment gggagagcggggctgggcagtttgggctggcagcccgagctcTGCCCCCGtcagcccgaaccccagcgctccaatgaacttttggctgagtttaagaaacgagtacccctttctgacagaaaaagctgctgcacttttgttaccattttcaacaacgTATTTGTGCGAGAAAGCGTTTTCctcgtatgcacatctgaaaaccaaatacagaaacagacttgatgccgaaccagacctgagactttctttctccagtggttccggacttccaagagctatgcagagcaaagcaagcgcatccatcacactgaggacatttaaacttaaatccctggaaagattcatttttaggagggggttcatgagatttcacagtttagtgaaaggggttcgcgggctgttaaagtttgggacaCACTGGTctagcagaaagaggcagggccaggaagATGACGAGACAAATTCTGGGGTCCCGGGAGGAGAATGAGCCTTTGGTGCAATTGACCTAGGGTCGGGGTGGGTTTGCTGTCTCTCGGCCGGTTGAAATTCAGACCGGATTCTCCTTCTGAAAGCCCCTCTTGAGCTCCCCCCTGAAATTACAGATCAGAAAttccaggctggaagggaccttgagagatcatcgagtccagccccctgcactgaggcaggaccaagtgtccctagaccatccctgatgggagTTTgtgcaacctgttcttaaaaacctcccttggaagccagtGCGCCCCCCCCGGCCAGTTAGTCCCCACTTCGTAGCTCTGCGTTGACTCCCCCTCGCCGAAGGGAAGCACTTTGTGCTTGTCTTCGTTGGATTTCGTCGGGTTGGTCTCAGACCCAGTTTATGGTTGTTTGGAATTCTAACCTCCAAAGTGCTGGTGACCCCTCCTTGCCGGGTCTCATCTGCAGATTTTAGAGGCGCACGCTCCACTCCGTTATCCAAGTCACTAACGAAAATATTGCCtagtaccggacccaggactgacctctgctGGACcggcctcccagtttgacagcgaccCATTGCTAACTAGTCAGATTGCCGGTCTTTGAACCAGGTGTGCACCCACCATACAGGAATTCCATCTGGAGCGgctttccctagtttgcttgtgAGGACCGTGTCAAAGCTTTGCTAAATCAAGATACTTCACCGCGTCCCCCTGTCCGGTCGGCCAATAATCCTGCCAAAGAAGGaagttaggttggtttggcaggaTTTGTTCTCCCCAAGTCCGTACCGGCTATTCCTTATAGCTCTGTTACCCTCCAGGTGCTGACAATTGCCTGTTTAATCATTTTGGTCTCATAATGGGTTGTAGGATCAGCTCTGGGATCACTGGGTGAGGTTGTCTGGGCTTAGGCCAGACCTtgatgatcccaatggtcccttctggatgTGGGAATCTGTGCAAGGTCCATATGTGATTGCAGCAGGGACAGGAGGAAGATTGCACCATGGGCCGTAGTGCGTTATTGGTGGGTGTTGCCCATGAGGCACGGATGCAGGACTGGATCTAGTctgtcctggggggaggggcgggggggaatactGGACTTCGTGGTCTGATATGGGGCAGCATTACTGGCTGAAGGGGCCTGTAGCAGGAAGCTGGGTCCCGCCGGTAGccggtggaactccttgccacgtGATGGGACTGAGGCCAGGGTCTGTTTGACATTTGGAAGGAGGATGAGACATTGGTGGGGATAACAGAACGTCTGCCGTGTGCAAGGGAGGGAGTGTGATCCAGAGCTGGTAGGGAAAAATGTTTCCTCCTCCCTGGAAAGTTtctatttttcagcaaaaatttggataccaaaatattttggctgaaaactgaaatgctgaaaggccactgtggtgcctcatggaagttgtagttcaggGGATGattcatgcccccattctcctctacagCCCGGGCCACCTGTTTGGactccatctcccatgatgcaccccaGCTGTCCTCTTGGAGAGGGGAGGTAGTGCATTATGCGAGTCCCTGGCTGTGTTGCTCCATGGGTGGTGTAGTCTGGCCAGCAGAGACCCAAGCCTGTAGATGCAAATAagggaactacaactcccatggtGCACCATGACCTATCTTGGATTGGGAAGGCAGTGCATCCTGGGAGTCCctggctgtggtgcatcatgggagatgaaatGCAGCCAGGAAGTCCAGCTTGTAGAGGTGAGTAGTTTGCTTGCCTGGAGTCTACACCAGCGTTAAATAGGAATATTTTGGTTTTAGGgcattgtgggttttttccctccGGGAAGCAGGCGCTTCTTGTGCAAAACTTTGTTTTGCCAAAATCCCTGTTCTCCGTGGAAAATCAGTTTGGGTGGAAATCTTTTCCCCAGCTCTAGCGTGATGGACACCCCACCCTGTCCCGGGGCATCAGCCGACCGCTGTGGCTACATCTGCATGGGACAGCTAGCCCAGGCGTGAGCAACCACGCCACTTGGCCAGACCTCGCGTCTGGGCCCAGGTTCCAGGGGTCTTTGTGCGGAACTCGTCTGGCCTgcgggggaattgtgggaaggcctTGGAGTGTTATTAGCGCTCGCGTGACTTAGCCCCTGTCGTTACTGCAAAGCGGCGAGTTCCTTCCCGGGTTCTAACTGCACACACCCTCTCCCAGGTCAGGGAACCTGGCTTCTAGCACCCTCCCGCTCCCCCCAATCCCTCCCAGGCGGGTCATGGGGCTTCGACTTCAAGCACCAGGTCAGAGGGTTTTCTGTGCCCCTGGTAGGGGGAATTGGGTCAAAACCCTGCTCAAAGCCTGGATTAAGACACCCCCCAGCGATGGGCTGGGACAGCGCTCCCTCCAGGGCCAGATTATTCCAGACGTGgccagtagggggcgctgtgcagcAGGCAGCTGACACAACAGGGGTGTCACATACCTTGTCCGCTCATTTTCGGAGACTGGGTTACATGGGCAGTCGGGCAGTGGTCCCACTCGGGTGGGTGGGAGATCTGGGCCAAATCGCTGGCGGATCATGTGAGctaaggggctctgggctgtggtgcCAATCGGGCGTCCGTGTCCCTCATCGGCTTCCCCCGACTCTCCTGCAGTTCCGCTCTGTGGACGAGACCACCCAGGCCATGGCATTCGACGGCATCATCTTCCAGGGGCAGTCGCTGAAGATCCGCCGCCCCCATGATTATCAGCCGCTGCCCGGCATGTCTGAGAACCCATCTGTCTACGTGCCAGGTGAGTAGCCCCCCCGCTCCGGTGTGGGGCCAACGGGTGAGCGGGCCTGCGCCTTCTCCCAGAGcgcactggggcaggggagatcCAGCCGGGTGCCTGGTCCTTCTTTAGACACGTGCTGCATGGCATTGTAATGTATGCCCGTCTGGGTGtggagcagcagggcagggagcccaGGATTGGGGAGGCTGGAGAAATCGGAGGGAGGGACCAGATGCCCGGCAGGACCCCTTGCCCGGCACTGGGACATGGCCCCTCTAGGCTAGGGCGTGCGGGGTTGGTTATATGGGGACCCCTCACTGGTTGCTGAGACGtggcccctctggggtggggcgtgggGGCCGGTTATAGGGGGACCCATTGCCTGGTGCTGGGACATGGTTTCTctgagctggggtgtgggggctgTGACTGCAGGGACCACCTCAGAGGTGGTCCTGTGGGAGGAGCGGGGGCTGTGTTGCTGTCTTGTGGGGCATGGCTGCCTTGATGCAGGACGGTGTGGGACCCCCAtctgttcccttccctctccccccggcaGGCGTGGTGTCCACCGTGGTCCCGGACTCGGCTCACAAGCTCTTCATCGGGGGTTTGCCTAACTACCTAAACGACGATCAGGTGAGCACAGGGCAGCGGGCGGCCTCCCTTGGACAGCGCCCGGATCAACCCAGGGCCGCTTCGCCCCACAGGGCCCCGGGAAGGGGCTTTTTCCCACGAGTAGCTTCAGCCCGTGGCTCCCGGCTCTCAACACCCATCTGCTCTGGTGTGAGCCCGAACTGCCCCCTGAGAGTGGGGCTGATGGGAAATCTTTGCTGGGGAGGGCTTTGAATTACGGGAGGTGGCGGTGGCAGCGTTCAGCCGTCGTCGTGCCTAGCCTCTAGCCAGAGCCGCGCCAGGCGCTGCCTGGGCATCCAACGACCGAGACTGGGGGGAGCATTGTGCCAGTGCCACCCAGCAGCCAAAGCCCAGGGGAGCCCGTCGTGTGCCCGGGCAGCACCCAGAACAGTGACAGCcaaccctgccccacagagctcctgggctaaacagacaaagggtggggaggggaaactgaggcaggggaggcGTGCCCACAGTCGCCCAGGAGTCCTCGCTGCCTGCCCGCCTCACCCTGCCCTTCCCCGTCCGCCCCAGGTGAAGGAGCTGCTGACTTCTTTCGGGCCCCTGAAGGCCTTCAACCTGGTGAAGGACAGCGCCACCGGGCTGTCCAAGGGCTACGCCTTCTGCGAGTACGTGGACATCAACGTCACAGACCAGGTACTTcccaactccctcctcctccGCCCGCCTCTCCTCGCAGCTCTGCCGCCCTCCGAGGGGCCTGCGTCCGTCAGCCCAGCCAGCCGTGGGGGTGTGTGcgttctccttttttttttggttttcttttgtttggtttttcctcctcccctccttgagcaggtgaattttttttcctccaccccTAGGGAGCGCCAGCCTTTCTCTCCTTTACAGCTCCGGGGGCCCCCATAGGCCGCGCCTCGTCGCTGTGATCGCCTcgttttctctccccccaccccctttttcccccccttctccccaatcTTAGCCCGAACAGCGGCCACAAACCAATCCGAagaccccagctctgctctgcccatGCAAGCCGGTAAGATCCCCCCCTCTCCAAATAAAACCCCCCCATCAGATCCCGCTATGGCCGGGAAATCTCCTCCCTTAGCCGCAGCTGCCTCCAGCGCCGATCCTGACTTGCCCGCGTCGGTCGCAGCCTTATAGAAATCTCTTCGGACTTTCTATATAACGGTGTTTTCTCTTCTCCCGCTGTGCTTTTTGTTAtagcgggaggaggaggaagagaaccgTAACAGCAGGGGCCCTCTGTGCGCTGCATTCCCAGCGGTAGTTGTTCAAATGCaagtatatatataattttttttaatgtatttttttttggatttaaaaaaaaaaaaaagcaaaaaaccaaGCAACCAACCAAACCACCCCGACCCCGTGCGCCCCTTCAAATCGTCCCCCACAAAAAGTCAGCCCCGGCGCTGGCGGGAGAGGGGCATCCTGCCACAGAGAGGGTCCTTAGATGCGCGTAACttcataacccccccccccaactcttcctccctccccacccccccccacccccggagggCTTAGAGAGAGCTGGTCTAATGGTGCATGCTGGGCGCGAGACCTCGGCGCTTGGGTAAATTGCGAgagggtgcgtgtgtgtgtgtctgtgtcatccgggctcctgcccccagcccgtcTTTCGGgccccccacttcctgtccccagcctgtctgggtcTCTGTGGgcctcccccccacttcctgtccccaCCCGGCCCTTCCTGTCCTCAGCCTATCTTTCGGACTTGCGCTCCCCTTTCCGCTTCCTGTTCCCGGCCTGTCCTTTAGGCCTGTGTCCCCCGCCCCCTTTCCTGTCCTTTGAGCCCCACTGTGCCCCCACTTCTGTCCTTCAGCCTGTGTTTTGgacctctgtgtgctgccccagccccccttccTGGCAGAAGCCTGACTTGGGCCTGTCCCCAGCCTGACTGGGAGGCCCTGTCTTTTGGGCACgtgcctctcccaccccccacttctGTGCCCAGCCTGTCTTGGGGCTATGCCCCCTCTCCACTTCCTgtccccagcctgtctgggtcACCGGgctgtgcccccaccccacactTCTTGTCCCCAGGCAGgctgtgctcctgccccccacctggctttttgggggtggggtgcccCCTGCTGTGTGGGGAAATGCAGCGAGGTTGCCCAGTTGGTCGAGAGGTTCCCCTGCCGGCCCGGCGAGGGGGCGTCCGTGGCTGGCACCTGGCCCCAGCGCCCCCCACTGGCCGTGCGCCCGCAGCCCAGGAGGCCTTCAGAGACGCAGGTAATGCAGCgccccctgggggagggcaggggagccTTCGGAGCCGGCCGCTCCTGccctcccagcaccagccagGCGCCCCGGGGGCAGAGGAGAGCtgcgtgagtgtgtgtgtgcgcgtccGTCTGTCCGTCGCCCTTCGCGTCTGTGCTGATTGCAgcggggggccggggggaggagcCGCCCGCTCCGGCGCTGGGAGCAGCCAGATTCATTTCCCCTCTGATTTCGAAGGCCATCGCCGGGCTGAACGGCATGCAACTGGGTGACAAGAAACTGCTGGTGCAGAGAGCCAGCGTCGGAGCCAAGAACGCCACGCtggtgagtggggggtgggagccgggactcctgggttctctccctggctctgggaggggagtgggctctagtggttagagcaggggggctgggagctgggactcctgggttctctcctcgtctctgggaggggaatggggtctagtggttagatccaggactcctgggttctctcctcgtctctgggaggggagtgggttagAGCAAGCGGGGTTGGTATCCCAGGCTAGCTCGGCCCTTTGGTCTGGTTTAGTTGAGCAATTCCCATGCTTCTAGAACGGGTGGGGCAGTTTTCCTTGCAAAACttgccttttctctccccccccctccaccccaaaaaaacagaaaacttgTTGCTTTTTCTCCCACGTTATTTTGGGGTGCCAGGGCCGTTTCcgggagctcccattggctatctTACTGCAGAGGCTGGGCGGGGGGTGATTTCAAGTGGTTAGGATGGGGGAGCGCTGCTTATCCTCCCCAAAGTGCAACGGGCTCAGGCTCTCGGCAAACCCAGGCAGTGTTAATTGGCTCGGGGGAGTTCCCCTTCTTCCAGCAACGGGCTCAGGCTCTCGGCAGACGCAGGCAGTGTCCCGCCTTCAACCACAAGGGTTGGGGTTCTCGAAgagcccccccgggggggggggcagcctcccTGAGATCCCaggggtgggggcgagctcagaGGCCAGGATCAGCAGGCCGGAGCGCATGGCAAGCTGGCTGGGAAGGGGCTCTCGGGGCCAGGCCTGGGCCAGTGcataacaccctccccccccgtctCTGCAGAGCACGATAAACCAGACCCCGGTGACGCTGCAGGTGCCCGGGCTGATGAGCTCGCAGGTGCAGATGGGCGGGCACCCCACCGAGGTGCTCTGCCTCATGAACATGGTGCTGCCCGAGGAGCTGCTCGACGATGAGGAGTACGAGGAGATCGTGGAGGACGTGCGGGACGAGTGCAGCAAGTACGGGGTGGTCAAGTCCATCGAGATCCCCCGGCCCGTCGACGGCGTCGAGGTGCCCGGCTGTGGCAAGGTGCGTGGGAGAAGGGGCtagcgggtgggggtggggtgcggggctgggagtcaggactcctgggttctctccatggccctgggaggggagtgggggctagtggttacagcagggggggctgggagccaggactcctgggttctctccctggctctgggaggggagtggggtttgaTGGCTACAACAGAGGGTGTGGGAGTGGGACAGAGCCAACCTCGGCCCCCGCACCCTCATCTCCACGTCTGGCTGGTGCTgtaacctctcccctccccccccccagatcttCGTGGAGTTCACCTCGGTCTTCGACTGCCAGAAGGCCATGCAGGGCCTCACCGGCCGCAAGTTCGCCAACAGAGTGGTGGTCACCAAGTACTGCGACCCCGACTCCTACCACCGCCGCGACTTCTGGTagccgccgggccgggccggcccTCGGCCACGTGGCGGGTTTCTATTTTATGgccaaaatggttttgttttgtttttttttcaattgttttctggcccctccccaaaaagaaagacccccccccccccccgctttcctCCCGGCCCTCAAGGGCCCCCCCAGCCGACGGCTGCCAGTGATGGTTATTCCATAGTAGAGACGTCTCCTTGCGCCTTTCTCTCTGTGCCGTTGCATATTGGCTGAGAAGGATCTCCTCGTTCCGCGCCCCCCCCCGCCTGTTCTGTTAGCTCCCCCCTCAGTGTGCGTATGGagtgttccctccccccccttttatttCCCGTCGTAATTAAACACTTTTTCCAATCCCCTGGGCTCCACCCGCCTGTGTCTGTCTCCACGCGGCAGTGCCAAGTCGGGGCTCGGCTCTCCAGGGCagctggaagggggggaaggtgtTTGGGGACCCCTCGGGGGCTGGAATGGGGGGGCATCCTCTCAGCTGCTGTCCAGGCAGAGAGGTGCTGAGGTTGGGGCCACGCCCAGGCAGAGAGTGGGAGAGACCCCTGCCTGAAAGAACTTGCAATCAAGAGAGATGAGAGGggctatgggggaggggaaactgaggcacgggggcaCTGTGACTTACCTGAAGGTGTCGGGTGGGAGGAGAACCCAAGTGCCCGCTGGGTCAGGCTGTCCGTCCCCATCAAGAGCAAGTGCTCTTCTAACCATCCCTCGCAGCCCCTGGAGAGCCAGCTCTGGGTGGGTGTAGCTATAGCAGGTTGTTATCTCCATGGGACTGATGCCACCAGCTGGGTAGCAGCGGTCCACACACCAAACCATGAACCACTGCTGTCAGCTCTCGGCCCCGCGCCGTTAGCCAGCGGCTCGCACCCAGAGCAGCAGCTCGGTGCTGTCTGGACCACTGGCTGGCACCATAGAACAGCAGAGATTCAAGCTCCCCTGGGCCTCGGGCGCCCGTAAAGCTCCCAACCTGCGTGGCCAAGACACAAAGGGCGAGTTGTTACCCTTGGTTACAgctggggggaaactgaggcgcagggTGCTATAGAGGATGGCCCcttagatcagtgcttctcaaactttttttctggtgacccagctgaagaaaattgaTGGCTATGACCCAACAGCGCTGGGGATGAGAGGTCTGAGGTGCAGAGGGGGGCTccacattgggggagggggtcagggctctgggctgggggtgcaggctgtggggtggggccagggataggagtttggggtgcaagaaggggctctgggtttgggtggggcaggggattggggcgcaggCTTAActcccggtcagcagtgcagcgggggtgctaaaGCAGGGTTCCTGCCTGTCATGGCCCCGTGGAccacgctgtgccccagaagcagccagcagcgggtCCCGCTCCTAGGCAGTGGAGCGCAAGGGCCGTTCCccgccagctcccattggctggttcctggccgATGGgggtgtggagccggtgctcggggtgggggcagcgcgtggagccccgtggcccccctgcctaggagccggacctgctgctggccgcagcgcggtgtcagaacaggtaggaactagccagCCTTAGCACCAGCGAGAGGACTTTCAATGGGCCGAGCGGTGGTGCGGCCAGAGCCGCTGTGAGCCAGTGCCCGCTGTTTAAAAACCGCTGCCTTCTATCATCTGCATGGCACCGTGTGGGGGCTTCCCCCCGCTCCCTCTGGGCCATGTTTGGCTAAAGCGTCTCTGCCAGCCGGCATTCGAAGACCCCGAGAGACGAACCATCGGCCGCTTACCCGGCTCGTCGGTTCGGTGGCCTGTTGTCTGCCCAGCCCCGCCTGCCCCTCACCACCTCCCACGGGGGCCTCTGCTCAgcacagggtggggagctgccctcCGGTGCTCCGGCTGGTGACAGCCCTTTCCTGGCAGCGAGCTGGGGGTCCAGCTcggttcccttcccccccacagctcctgcactGCCCCCCAAGCCTCATAAACCCTTTTATACATCCTGCAGCACATGGGCAAACAGCCAGGCACTGGGTAGAACCATGCCCAATTCCCAGTGCGTCCCTCACGCTGCAGCCGGCTCCGGGGCGGCCGTTGCTGAGTGCCACCCATGCCCCACACGCCAGGGCTTTGTTCTTCGAAACCTCCCAGGGAGCCGCGCAGGGCAGCGGTTGCTGGTTGCTCAAGGCTGGGTGCCAAAGGGCGGGTGGGTGCTCGGCTGCCGGGGAAGTGAAACTGAATCGCAAGactgaggggaagaggaagagacggCAGCTGCGTGAAGCGTGCCGGGGCCGCCTGCCCTACAAGTCCCAGCCCGGGAGATGCTCGTGAGGGCGGCGTCCGAGTCCTGCGGAGGGGGTGCAAAATGAGGGGTCGGAGACCAGCCCCAGACCGCACGAAAGGCCTGGAGAACCTGCTGCCGGTGTGGGGTGACTTGATCCCGGCCTGTCAGTACCATCGATGGACCAATATTCACTACCGGGCTACCCAGAGCCGAGGGCTGCCCCAGCCCGCCAGGAACCACCGTGTCCATTTTTAACAGGGTCATTCTTTTCCCCAGGCTCGTGCTGTGGCCGAGTGGCTCCGCTCTAGGGCCGTTCTCTGGCGGGTGAGAGCCAGAGGGTCAGGCTGGGTGCTCACTGTGGTCCCCTTGGCCCCGGGGCTCCATGACCCCAGCGGCTCAAGAAagcccagctgccctgggccTTCCACCCCGGAGGCCTGAGGCCCCAGTCTCCTGTTCTGGCCGCGGCTCCCGTCCCCTTGGGTGGCATAAGGTGTCAGAGCCACTCTGGCTGCGGGCGGAAGGCCTTGCCCTGTTTTCTAGCCCCCTCCTCGGAACCATTTCTGGACGTTAATGTAAAGGGATCACGGCGCCTGCAGGGAAGGCCAGGGACCCCAATGCTTAACAGTAGATATGGGGGCAGACCCGGAGTCGCAGAGATCGGggcccgtcgggccgggcgctgcccagacagaGTCGCCGAGAGCGGAGCCCCGTCGggctgggcgctgcccagacacagagtcacCGAGGTCAGGGCCCTGTTGCGCCGGGCACCACCTGGACAGACTCAGAGGCTCTCAGTCTAAATaggcaaagtgggggaggggaaactgaggcacagagaggggctgTGTCCTGCtaaagatcacacagcaagtcagtggcagcgTTGGGGTGAAAGCTGTTTTCCTGACTCCACCCCACCTCTAATCtctacaccccacccccctcccagaccagcagagagaacccaggagtcctggggacagcccctccccccccccgacatcCGGCTGTATGGAGGCGTGCAGGAGCGAAACAGGCACTGTCAGCATCTGGCTGTCATGTCCTGGGCTTGGAaccaccgggggtggggggctcatgTGCTCTTTCCCCAGTGCCCCAGGCTGTGTCTTGCTGACCCACACGCAGCCCCCCAAGGACAGGATGTGACTCTACAGGGGTCTGGCCAGCttgagggggcagggaatggggcatggggcctttcccctccagaGGGCGCCGGCTCccaggactggctggctcaggggggcagggaatggggcccggggcctttcccctccagggggcgccggctcccatCTGGCACCAGGTGGGGGTCAATGGGATAGAGCCAAGGGCCATttgggcatcaggactcctgggtcccgcAGGATGCCTGGGGTGCAGCTCCCCGCCCTGACAAGGCTCGCTGGCCCGTGGCCCCATGGCTTGGGGGTCCCTGGGTCCTTCGCCTAGCTGCAGTGGGGCGGTGCCAGGGGGGTCGCCAGGCTGGGGAGATTGGTGGGGTCACAGGGAGATGCACACTGGGGGGAGTATAAGGGGGATGAGCTCCCTGTTCCCCCAGGACCTCCTTTGGGCCCtcaagctgggggggaggggctcaggcaccCCAATTCCTGCCCAAGGCACCCGATGGAGCCAGCTAGACACGGCGCCTGGGTTTAGTTTTcgtctgagtgtgtgtgtggcggggggaggggacggaCAGATTGTCACAGTGGTTCCCCATTCCCCCCACAGGCCCCCAGTGatacccccatcccctgccccactcacccccaatgaccccaccccaaaccccactgacCACACCCCACCGACCCCACCCCACACCACACCAGCCTCCAACCTCTGCACTGATACTCCCATCCTCTGCCCC includes the following:
- the U2AF2 gene encoding splicing factor U2AF 65 kDa subunit isoform X3, which codes for MQCGMAGAGVSAGCTSEMEGALHAGSWSPAHAALGKLAPVISTGPAAEPGKAQAPVWGDEQLGDGTPRIGGRARASPANPPALPLPPAERDKENRHRKRSHSRSRSRERKRRSRSRERRNRDQRSVSRDRRRRRSPLNLAGPLSRSPRHEKKKKIRKYWDVPPPGFEHITPMQYKAMQAAGQIPATALLPTMTPDGLAVTPTPVPVVGSQMTRQARRLYVGNIPFGITEEAMMDFFNAQMRLGGLTQAPGNPVLAVQINQDKNFAFLEFRSVDETTQAMAFDGIIFQGQSLKIRRPHDYQPLPGMSENPSVYVPGVVSTVVPDSAHKLFIGGLPNYLNDDQVKELLTSFGPLKAFNLVKDSATGLSKGYAFCEYVDINVTDQISKAIAGLNGMQLGDKKLLVQRASVGAKNATLSTINQTPVTLQVPGLMSSQVQMGGHPTEVLCLMNMVLPEELLDDEEYEEIVEDVRDECSKYGVVKSIEIPRPVDGVEVPGCGKIFVEFTSVFDCQKAMQGLTGRKFANRVVVTKYCDPDSYHRRDFW